Part of the bacterium genome, AACCGGCAGTAGCGACGATTGTTGCCGATGATCTGCTGGTCTCCGGGAAATACGCAATCTATCAGACCTATACCCGGGAACTGGAAAAAGCGAAACAAGCGTTGAAGCAAAAAGCATTTCAATCCGTACTGGATATTTGTGAGCGTAGTCGCAGTTTAAATCCCGACGATTATCAGGTATATTATTTATCCGCCCAAGCATTGCAGGCTTTGGATAAAAAATCCGCAGCACTATCGGCCTATCAAAAAGCACTGGCTTTAAAGCCGGCTTTTTTTGGGGAGCGTGAGGACATGGAAACAGAGATCAAAGCATTGCGCGAGGTGACGCATGAATGAGGGAGTCAAAGCGCGTGTCCTGATTACCGGCGCATCGCGTGGCATTGGTGCAGCCTGTGCCAAACGGTTGGCCCGGGCCGGTTATCATATTGTGATGAATTTCAGGGAAAACCAGGCCAAGGCCCAGGCAGTACAAGCCGGGATTGTTCAGGCCGGCGGCAGCGCGGAATTACTGCCGTTTGATGTGAGTGACCGCGAGGCTTGTTTGTCCGCGATCACTCAATGGGTGGAGAAAAACGGCGCCTTGCATGCCATGGTACTCAATGCCGGGATGCATGCCGATGCCCCTTTGGCCATGATGCTGCCCGAGGAATGGGAAAAAATTATCGGGGTGAACCTCAATAGTTTTTACAATGTTGTCAAACCGGCATTAAAAGAAATGCTGCTGGCCCGGCGCGGGACCATTGTGGCTGTGACCAGTGTCTCGGGATTGTCCGGCATGGCCGGACAGGTGAATTATGCCGCAGCCAAAGCGGGGATCATCGGTGCGGTCAAGGCGCTGGCCAAAGAAGTCGGCAAACGCAAGATTCGTGTCAACGCAGTGGCGCCCGGTTTCATTGAGACCGATATGATCGCCGGGATACCGATGGACAAAGTATTGCCCATGATTCCTTTGGGGCGTGTTGGGAAGGCAGACGAAGTTGCAGCGGCTATTGAATTTTTTCTTTCCGACCAGGCAGCCTATATTACCGGTCAGGTACTCTCAATGAACGGAGGCATTCTCATTTGAGTTCGCAGGCGCATGGTCATACAGTTGTC contains:
- the fabG gene encoding 3-oxoacyl-ACP reductase FabG — its product is MNEGVKARVLITGASRGIGAACAKRLARAGYHIVMNFRENQAKAQAVQAGIVQAGGSAELLPFDVSDREACLSAITQWVEKNGALHAMVLNAGMHADAPLAMMLPEEWEKIIGVNLNSFYNVVKPALKEMLLARRGTIVAVTSVSGLSGMAGQVNYAAAKAGIIGAVKALAKEVGKRKIRVNAVAPGFIETDMIAGIPMDKVLPMIPLGRVGKADEVAAAIEFFLSDQAAYITGQVLSMNGGILI